Part of the Diceros bicornis minor isolate mBicDic1 chromosome 17, mDicBic1.mat.cur, whole genome shotgun sequence genome is shown below.
CTGATATGCTGTCCTGACAGATGGGGAGATAAAATTTTTAGACAGATGTTTTCTATTTATGAACATTTATGGATCTCTTGCTCTACACTGAGGACTGGGGATACCATAATGGCTGCCCTAATCTCAGAGGACTGTGGGATCCTTGTGGtattttctatctactttaaaaCTGGTCCTGTAACTGGAGTGGAAGTGAAAGTTCAGATAGGTATTTTCCATAAACCACATTCTGAAGACCAAGGTAAAGCAGTGTCCAGGAAAATGAGGCCCAATGCAATCACTTCTACACCTTATTATTGAGGATCAAATAAAAGTTTAGAAatgtgcttctcctggctggcttggCTACTTTTCTCTATACAGcttattgaaatattatttttatattctactcCTCAGATTCAAAGTTTATGATTTCTTAATACAGACTCATTATATATCTGAAGACAGCGATGAAAAATCATTCTGCAATTACAAGATTCATCCTACTAGGACTAACAGATGACCCACAACTACaggtttttctttcagtatttctgTTTCTCACCTACATTTTCACTGTTGCTGGAAATCTGATCATTATCCTCCTCACTCTGGTGGATTCTCACCTTAAAACACCCATGTACTTTTTCCTTCGGAATTTCTCCATCTTAGAAATAATATTTACAACTGTCTGTGTTCCTCGATTTCTGTACAGCATGACGACTGGGGACAAAAGTGTTACCTACAATGCTTGTGCCATCCAATTATTTTTTGTCATCCTCATTGGGGCAACGGAATTTTTTCTTCTGACTGCCGTgtcctatgaccgctatgtggccatctgcaagcccctGCACTACAGCACTATCATGAATGAAAGGGTGTGCACCATTCTGGTCCTTTGCTGTTGGCTGGTGGGGTTAATTGTCATACTCCCACCGCTTAGCCTGGGAGTTCAGCTAGATTTTTGTAACTCTAATCTCGTTGACCATTTTGGCTGTGATGCGTCTCCCCTTCTGACGATTGTATGCTCAGACACTCAATTTGTAGAGCAACTTGTTTTAATCATGGCTGTGCTGACCCTCATATTGACACTAGTCTGTGTAATCATGTCCTACACATACATCatcaagactattttaagacTCCCTTcagctcagcaaagaaaaaaggctTTCTCCACCTGTTCTTCTCACATGATTGTAGTTTCCATCACATATGGAAGTTGCATCTTCATCTATATCAAACCAGCAAAGGAAGGAGTGGCCATTAACAAGGTGGTGTCATTGCTCAACACCTCAGTTATCCCTTTGATGAACCCTTTCATTTATACTCTCAGGAATAAGCAAGTCAAACAAGCCTTCAAGGACTCAATAAAAAAGATGGCGTTTCTTTCAAAGAATTAGGAaactaaaaagatttttaaaaataaaaaaaaataagtatttcaTCTTTTACTATGTGTTCTAATTCAAATCTGCAGTACAGTACTGAAGTAACAGTCTGATTAACCACCACACTTTCTTTTCTGCTCCTCTTAGAACCACAGACTGAAGTAAGCATTATGGCCTTACTTCAAATAGATCTTCTTACATAATGGTTCACTTTCATAACTGAGCATAAATATAGATTTCCAGAAAGTCCAAACGACACCTTGCAATCCTTATGTCTGAAACACAAAAAGGCAGTAACAaaaatttgagttattttcatccattaatttctttaaattcatAGCTTTTTTgacacaaaaaatatttatctcagTATTGCTTCCTGGTCTAGCATCTACCAACTGAAGAAGAATGAGTAGATGTAAtttgtttctcaatttttttgtaaTGCACACCACTCTACTCAGGCTAAGATGGAACTATTTCATTACACTAATTTGTTATTAAAGTGgaactatgcaaagtgaaataagtcagaggagaaggtcaaataccatatgatctcactcattaagtagtagataataacaacaacaaacaaacagatagagagagagatt
Proteins encoded:
- the LOC131415637 gene encoding olfactory receptor 6C2-like — translated: MKNHSAITRFILLGLTDDPQLQVFLSVFLFLTYIFTVAGNLIIILLTLVDSHLKTPMYFFLRNFSILEIIFTTVCVPRFLYSMTTGDKSVTYNACAIQLFFVILIGATEFFLLTAVSYDRYVAICKPLHYSTIMNERVCTILVLCCWLVGLIVILPPLSLGVQLDFCNSNLVDHFGCDASPLLTIVCSDTQFVEQLVLIMAVLTLILTLVCVIMSYTYIIKTILRLPSAQQRKKAFSTCSSHMIVVSITYGSCIFIYIKPAKEGVAINKVVSLLNTSVIPLMNPFIYTLRNKQVKQAFKDSIKKMAFLSKN